In the genome of Trypanosoma brucei gambiense DAL972 chromosome 11, complete sequence, the window TCCACACGGACACACAGAGGGGCACAAGAGGGGGGGAACAAATAAAGGAAACGGGAAAAAACAGAGCGGAAAGAGCAGCGCTGGTAGTGGTGTCATGATTGACATCCAACCGAAACGAAAACCAAACTCCACCGTACGTCGTGGAAAGTGCGAACGTGAAAAAACACTCAAGAACTATTCCTTTCTTCGTGTTTTTTGAGTGACGTTTAGTGGagtatatacacatgtaTGCGCATACATATGCATACGTCACCAGACACGTGCCGAATATAAAACTTTGTCGGAAACATTAGTAACGCCGGTATTCCTCACGTAGCCGACATCAAATAAAGATCTCTGTCCTCACGATCACGCAGCGCTGCAAGAATCGCCGAAGTGTGCAAGCACCCCATCTCACAGATGATCATGTCAATGTAAGCGGCTGGCGTAAGGTCATAGAGGTAACCGGAGCTGGGTGGGGCATCCGTCTGCAGCAACCGGGACGGCTCTTCGTTCGTACCTCGGCCGGAGAGACCACCGGAATTGCACTGACCCCAGCCCTTCTTGACATCCATTAATTCACGGCTACCGTGCGATAAGGGGCTCCAGTTGCCTGGACTTCGGATTCGGAGCTCGCCGCGGTGAGGCTGCCGCATGTCGGTCAGCCTGGTGTTTTGTCCAAGATTACCGAGCCACACCTCTGGGACAAACTTAATGCTCTCACTGAAGCACAGAACGGGTTTGCGAAATTGCTTCGCACTTGAGACCACGACAGCCGTGCCACAGCGGCTAAACACATCACCGTTCTGAAGAACGGCGGCTGCCCCAATAAAAACGCGAGTGCATCTGGGCATGAGTGTGCAACACGTCGTAATAAGCCCGTATGTGACGTCAAGGCCGCTGCACGAAAGCCTCGTTGCAAGGGCACGACCTTCGTAAAGTGGAGCTGAATCAACGACGATAACCTTCGGCTTACTTACAAGGCGCGGGTTATTCGCTGCAGCAAGGAGAATGAGCTCGACGGTACTACTCCTACCAAACACAAGAATTGTGTCGTTAGAGGAAAGATGGGGTTCTGCGCGATCCTCGACGATGCTCTTTATGGAGAGTTGAAGCTCCCGCTCGATGGCGCCTAAAACTTTCAGTGCCAAATCACGAGGGCTGATGTCAAGGAAGCATGTTTCATTCCTATCCCGCCCGACGGCAGTAGATTGAACACACATTGAACTCTCTAGTCGCGCGGATCTTAGTGAGGCAAACAAATCGTCCGCCGAAAACCGCGCCTTCTCTCTCTGTGACAGCAATGCAACTACACGACGCACTAAAGAATCCTTAGCGTTGGTCATACCTGCAGACGGTGCGCGACTTCGGCATAGAAAGTCGAAATTAACCTTGATCAGACTTTCAAACTCTTTTGAAGGAAAGTGGTTAACAGTGGAACCAGACAACGTCGGAGACGATTTCAGTAACGCTTTGAAGGCTTCAATCATCGCGAAGGTACGGGCATTTCCTCCAACAACCATCATGGACTCCATCATCAGCGCCAACTCCGCAACCTGATAGTGCACTCCCTCACAGTCGATATCGTTCCGAGGGGAAACGATGGCGCACGGTGAGCCTGTCACGGAGCGGTCAATGTGCTCCTGAACAACAGCCTGCACGTCCACAAAGAGTTGCTCATCACGCATCTGTGATCCCGCCGTCCCAGCACTCACAGTAACAGCCACTCTCTCGCCCAGGTCATCTGTCACATAACCCGCCCGTCTCTCCTCCTTGCTCACGGCCTTCTGTCGGGATGTATGCGCACTGGGGGCCAGATCCCGCCTTATGCGCGGTGTTGACAACGCTTTCGGAGTCTTCACTCCTGCACCCCTCGGTGTCAAGGACTTGAGGGGGTCCTTTCTGGGAGATCCAACTAGGCGGGGAGCCGCCGAGGTCCCGCGACGCGGTGATTTCGATTCAACActactcttcttttcttcctgctGCGAGGCGACGCCTTTCTCCAGTTGGTCCACCTCGTTCTTAAgtttctccatttcctccatAGTCACCTGGAAGACAGTGTCGGAAGGCTTAAGGGCCTTCATCTTCTTCTCAAGTTTTCGTAGAGCGTCCTTTCTGCGCTTCAGCTCCCGCTGCAGCCTTACCGCCGCTCTTGCCTCATCACTATCCTGTCCAATAAGGGACATTGCGGCTCCCACTGCGGAGGACATCAGCAAGGGCAGCGCACGAAAAATAGGAAAGAGTAAAACTCGCCTGAGTGGGAAACTACTGATCAAGTGAATgaaagcaagcaaaaaatatataggGAAGCGAGTGAGTAAATGAGTGGGTTCTCGAACAGCTGTTAACACTGCACATCATGAGAAACGGAGTGACTTGAAAGCACAAGATGGACCCCTTCCCCTGCAATGCACAGTTAATTGCGGTGCTCAATTGGCCGTTCACGTTAACAAACATTCGAGCAAACATCAGTGCCCTTGACGAAGCACAAGTGGTCGTTGGCTGCATTTATTTTGGATCCTACTTATCCGCGTCACTCGCTACCCCTCTCCTAACCCCTGCTGCTCATCGCAACAAGAAAATCCGTCTTTCAATTGTTCGACGGCCTCCACCAAATTAAACatatttctttccatttattATGTGggtgtggaagaaaaagcgcACGGAGCACAACCGTAGCAATCTCTCATACATGTTTCACCTCACCAGTAATGAGAGATGTGGACAACTCCACAATCCACCAaccgtttgttttcttttcttttttgcctcccGATCACTTTTGACGGCACCAAACGTAAATGCTACGCGCAAAAGAGGTGTTGAGAACATATGTAACTGTATATGTGCGTGCAAGGGTCCTGGCATACTGCCACCTTTACACTctaccttttctcttccGTACCCCATTAAATTGTTCGCTGAATTACCaataatatttaaaaaataaacgcCAAACCcgaacaataaaaacaaaaaaatacgcataaacataaataaatatatacaaacatGTGCGATATTGCATAATGGTTTACGAAGAATATCCCTAATGTTGGATACACTCGCACCGACTTATCTCCTCAATACACTCCCAcaccccctccctttcccacGCGTTCATGCGCATGTgggaaaacggaaaaaaaaacgatcgGAAAATTGTGTCAGGAAAGAGAGATCAGAAAAATATAACGCCAACAAAAACACTAACAAGATCAGAATGCAACAAATACAGGAGACAAGTGCcgttcaaaagaaaaaaaattaagataACGTTCGACCGAGCGGTACTGATTCACCCGGTAGAGAAGTGGGGAGGAAGACCCAACGCTTATTCACGAGATAAATAGGGGGacggcctcctcctccgctaGATCAGTTAAATGAAGGGaccacaacaaaaatacTAAAAAGAGTAAGAGGGATGAAAAGTAACTAAATGATTGTCAAACGATACACAACCCGTCCCATTAAGGCGCGTCACAACGAAAGCGAAAGGAACAAGAAGAGGGCCAATTTACATACTGTCACATGTATAAACGACActgaggggaaaagaaaaaaaggtacaaTTTTTGtaatgtttctcttttcactcatttccctccattcCCCACTCCTCATTGTCATCTATCCCACAATATTGTGTCCATTATAAATCTGATGTAAGGAGAATAAACGATTCAGTTTAGTggaaagacaaaacagaaatagATAAGTAAATGAAGAACTCAATTAATTGACGAAAAGGGAAGCGAGGCGCCCTGTGACTCTACGAAGCTTTCGCATCCCTAGTGAACATCGGTATCTCACCCCATACGCAGGCACCACGGAGcataatatatataccgAGGCCAAACACAATTGCACCAATGAAAAAACCTGCACCCAACACCATCGTTCCTGCCGTGATGTCCCCGCATGCTTCTAGAGACTCTACAATCTTGTCGATTACGAAGTTGCACTCAAGTAGCGGCCTGGCATACGACCACGCGATGGTTACGTTCTGCACTCTCTCAATCTGACTTGTTGCGCGAACCGCAAGCTCCTGTAATTGATCGTTTTCACAACGCGCGGCACACTCCGTAAGGTTACACGCCTTTCCGGCCTCTCCACATGGGCTTAAGGAACCTTTAACTTCCACCGTCAACACAAATGCGGACATCGCATCAAACGTCGTACACTGCGAGGCGTCTGTAAATCCTTCTTGACAGTTCAGCACAGTGACCGCGGGAAGATCCGGAAAATTCGGCCCCTCGGAAATTCCAGGCAGACCCGAGTGGTCACGCACAGGTGTTGGATGCGGTGGACCCCCCGCCCTATCGCTTGCAGGAGGAACATTTCCGTGTTTGTGGCTTGTGTTCTCCAAGGCCTTTTCATTTGGATATTCGCCACCGGGTGGCAGCAACCTGTTTCTCTCACCAGGGTGAGGATCAGCACGATCCACTACGCCGCCGGGGCCCCGAAGCTTACCTCTGTCACAGAACGGTAGAACTGCCTTGCAGACACCCTGAGACAGCTGCAACTCAGCGGCCATAATGCCCTTGTTCAACTGttggaaattaaaaaactCTTTACAAACAGGGACGCCATACCACTGAATCAGCCCTG includes:
- a CDS encoding eIF-2B GDP-GTP exchange factor — its product is MSSAVGAAMSLIGQDSDEARAAVRLQRELKRRKDALRKLEKKMKALKPSDTVFQVTMEEMEKLKNEVDQLEKGVASQQEEKKSSVESKSPRRGTSAAPRLVGSPRKDPLKSLTPRGAGVKTPKALSTPRIRRDLAPSAHTSRQKAVSKEERRAGYVTDDLGERVAVTVSAGTAGSQMRDEQLFVDVQAVVQEHIDRSVTGSPCAIVSPRNDIDCEGVHYQVAELALMMESMMVVGGNARTFAMIEAFKALLKSSPTLSGSTVNHFPSKEFESLIKVNFDFLCRSRAPSAGMTNAKDSLVRRVVALLSQREKARFSADDLFASLRSARLESSMCVQSTAVGRDRNETCFLDISPRDLALKVLGAIERELQLSIKSIVEDRAEPHLSSNDTILVFGRSSTVELILLAAANNPRLVSKPKVIVVDSAPLYEGRALATRLSCSGLDVTYGLITTCCTLMPRCTRVFIGAAAVLQNGDVFSRCGTAVVVSSAKQFRKPVLCFSESIKFVPEVWLGNLGQNTRLTDMRQPHRGELRIRSPGNWSPLSHGSRELMDVKKGWGQCNSGGLSGRGTNEEPSRLLQTDAPPSSGYLYDLTPAAYIDMIICEMGCLHTSAILAALRDREDRDLYLMSAT